One Hevea brasiliensis isolate MT/VB/25A 57/8 chromosome 5, ASM3005281v1, whole genome shotgun sequence genomic region harbors:
- the LOC110652992 gene encoding mitochondrial uncoupling protein 1 — protein sequence MVTDSKAKSAISFAGTFASSAFAACFAEICTIPLDTAKVRLQLQKKAVAGEGLALPKYRGMLGTVATIAREEGLSALWKGIVPGLHRQCLFGGLRIGLYEPVKTFYVGSDFVGDVPLTKKILAALTTGALAITVANPTDLVKVRLQAEGKLPPGVPRRYTGALNAYSTIVRQEGLGALWTGLGPNIARNAIINAAELASYDQVKQTILKIPGFTDNIVTHLLSGLGAGFFAVCIGSPVDVVKSRMMGDSAYKSTLDCFIKTLKNDGPWAFYKGFIPNFGRLGSWNVIMFLTLEQAKKFVRSLESS from the exons ATGGTGACCGATAGCAAAGCTAAATCCGCTATATCCTTCGCGGGAACTTTTGCTAGTAGCGCTTTCGCCGCATGCTTTGCCGAG ATATGCACAATTCCCCTTGACACTGCAAAAGTTAGGCTCCAGCTTCAAAAGAAAGCTGTTGCTGGTGAGGGACTGGCTTTACCAAAATACAGGGGTATGTTGGGCACAGTTGCCACCATTGCTAGGGAAGAAGGTCTATCAGCACTCTGGAAAGGCATTGTACCTGGGCTTCACCGACAATGCCTGTTTGGAGGCTTAAGAATTGGGTTATATGAGCCT GTTAAGACCTTTTATGTAGGCAGTGACTTTGTTGGAGATGTTCCTTTGACCAAGAAAATTCTTGCTGCACTTACTACTG GTGCTCTGGCAATTACCGTGGCAAATCCAACTGATCTTGTGAAAGTTAGACTTCAAGCTGAGGGAAAATTACCACCTGGTGTGCCAAGGCGCTATACTGGAGCATTGAATGCTTATTCTACAATTGTTAGGCAG GAAGGCCTTGGTGCACTTTGGACTGGGCTTGGACCCAACATAGCACGAAATGCTATTATAAATGCTGCTGAACTTGCCAGCTATGATCAAGTGAAGCAG ACAATTTTGAAAATTCCTGGGTTCACAGATAACATTGTCACTCATCTTCTTTCTGGGCTTGGGGCTGGTTTTTTTGCTGTTTGTATTGGCTCCCCAGTTGATGTG GTTAAGTCAAGAATGATGGGTGATTCTGCTTACAAGAGCACACTGGATTGCTTTATTAAAACGCTTAAGAATGAT GGGCCTTGGGCTTTCTATAAGGGCTTCATTCCAAACTTTGGGCGGCTAGGATCCTGGAATGTGATCATGTTTCTAACCTTAGAGCAG GCTAAGAAATTTGTCAGAAGTTTAGAATCCTCTTGA